A window of the Leucothrix mucor DSM 2157 genome harbors these coding sequences:
- the rluB gene encoding 23S rRNA pseudouridine(2605) synthase RluB, whose amino-acid sequence MAERIQKMLSRAGYGSRREIERWVEAGEVIVNGHPASPGQAIEETDQVILRGQRLRISTRLKADSQTMIYHKQSGEVSTTTDPEGRPTVFKNLPNPHSGRWIQVGRLDINTDGLLLFTTDGELANRLMHPSYQIEREYAVRVMGTVTEEILQVLKAGVILEDGPAKFERIKFAGGEGLNQWYHVVLHEGRNREVRRLWESVGLKVSRLIRIRYGSITLPRYLRGGHHEILDVKALRSLYKNVDLPFDEPTPPKKSQAAPSKRQAVKGGKPNKRR is encoded by the coding sequence ATGGCTGAACGAATTCAGAAAATGCTATCACGCGCGGGCTACGGCTCACGGCGTGAAATCGAACGCTGGGTTGAAGCAGGCGAGGTGATCGTGAATGGCCACCCTGCATCGCCCGGTCAAGCGATAGAGGAAACCGATCAGGTTATTTTGCGCGGCCAGCGCTTACGGATTAGCACCCGACTAAAAGCTGACTCGCAGACGATGATTTATCATAAGCAGTCTGGCGAAGTCTCTACCACGACTGATCCGGAAGGCCGCCCAACTGTATTTAAGAACCTGCCAAATCCGCACAGTGGTCGCTGGATTCAGGTAGGTCGCTTGGATATCAATACGGACGGTTTATTACTGTTCACCACCGATGGCGAGTTGGCTAACCGCCTAATGCACCCGTCGTATCAGATTGAGCGTGAATACGCAGTGCGTGTCATGGGTACTGTGACTGAGGAAATTCTTCAGGTACTTAAAGCGGGTGTGATTCTGGAAGATGGCCCTGCAAAGTTTGAACGCATTAAGTTTGCTGGTGGTGAAGGCCTTAATCAGTGGTATCACGTAGTACTACATGAAGGACGTAATCGCGAAGTGCGTCGCTTATGGGAGAGTGTAGGCCTTAAGGTAAGCCGCTTGATACGGATTCGCTATGGCTCGATTACCCTGCCGCGCTACTTGCGAGGTGGTCATCATGAGATCTTGGACGTTAAAGCGCTGCGCTCACTCTATAAGAATGTTGATTTGCCATTTGATGAGCCAACACCTCCGAAGAAAAGCCAAGCCGCGCCAAGTAAACGCCAAGCAGTTAAAGGCGGAAAGCCAAACAAGCGCCGTTAA